One region of Pagrus major chromosome 5, Pma_NU_1.0 genomic DNA includes:
- the mtrfr gene encoding mitochondrial translation release factor in rescue isoform X1 — protein sequence MSRLLPLSSCMYSVSSRLIWRGSPSSSPLLRPIPPGLLCVFTAGKKDLINLPALNEDELEEQFVRGSGPGGQATNKTSNCVVLKHVPSGIVVKCHQTRSVDINRKRARDIMREKLDVLHKGEHSEILVKKKESELRKQEKRRKANDNLERKRLFKEAQAADSKPGNDAV from the exons ATGTCACGCCTTCTCCCGCTCAGCAGCTGCATGTACAGCGTGTCCAGTCGGCTCATATGGAGAGGGTCTCCCAGCAGCTCTCCCCTACTGAGACCGATCCCACCCGGGCTGCTGTGTGTCTTCACAGCCGGTAAAAAGGACCTGATAAACCTTCCTGCACTGAATGAGGACGAGCTCGAGGAACAGTTTGTGAGAGGATCCGGACCTGGAGGACAGGCCACCAACAAAACCAGCAACTGTGTTGTTCTCAAGCACGTCCCCAGTGGGATTGTTGTGAAG TGTCATCAAACCAGATCTGTGGATATAAATCGAAAGCGTGCTCGGGACATCATGAGAGAGAAACTTGATGTGCTACATAAAGGAGAACACAGTGAAATTCTTGTTAAGAAGAAAGAGTCTGAACTGAGGAAacaagagaagaggaggaaggcaaATGATAatctggagagaaaaagactgTTTAAAGAAGCGCAGGCTGCAGACTCTAAACCTGGAAATGACgctgtttaa
- the mtrfr gene encoding mitochondrial translation release factor in rescue isoform X2, whose product MYSVSSRLIWRGSPSSSPLLRPIPPGLLCVFTAGKKDLINLPALNEDELEEQFVRGSGPGGQATNKTSNCVVLKHVPSGIVVKCHQTRSVDINRKRARDIMREKLDVLHKGEHSEILVKKKESELRKQEKRRKANDNLERKRLFKEAQAADSKPGNDAV is encoded by the exons ATGTACAGCGTGTCCAGTCGGCTCATATGGAGAGGGTCTCCCAGCAGCTCTCCCCTACTGAGACCGATCCCACCCGGGCTGCTGTGTGTCTTCACAGCCGGTAAAAAGGACCTGATAAACCTTCCTGCACTGAATGAGGACGAGCTCGAGGAACAGTTTGTGAGAGGATCCGGACCTGGAGGACAGGCCACCAACAAAACCAGCAACTGTGTTGTTCTCAAGCACGTCCCCAGTGGGATTGTTGTGAAG TGTCATCAAACCAGATCTGTGGATATAAATCGAAAGCGTGCTCGGGACATCATGAGAGAGAAACTTGATGTGCTACATAAAGGAGAACACAGTGAAATTCTTGTTAAGAAGAAAGAGTCTGAACTGAGGAAacaagagaagaggaggaaggcaaATGATAatctggagagaaaaagactgTTTAAAGAAGCGCAGGCTGCAGACTCTAAACCTGGAAATGACgctgtttaa